ATTCGGGCAGGAAATATCACGGCGGATACGACCGATGTAGACTTCATCGCTGCCATCTGAACTTGAAGGGAGCGGATACGAGAGGTTTTTCAGGTCATCCACGACGGTGATTCCCGGGAAGTTTTCGAATAGCCCACGTGCTTCTTCAGGTGAAATCGGGCGTTCTGTCTCGACGGTAATTGTTTCACTGTGACAGTTCGCGACCGGAATTCGGACACAGGTCGGATTGATCTGAATAGTTTCATCTCCCAGAATTTTCCGGGTTTCGTAGACCATTTTCATTTCTTCACTGGTGTAGCCGTCTTCTTTTTCACTGCCGATTTGAGGAATGGCGTTGAAGGCGATTGGATGAGGAAAGACCTGATAATCATGCTCTTTTCCTTCGAGATATGCCTTGGAGCCTTCCAGTAAATCGCTGGTGCCGGCGACCCCTGCTCCGCTGGTGGCCTGGTAAGTACTGACGATCACGCGTTTCACGGGAGAGGCATCATACAGAGGCTTGAGGGCCATGACCATCTGGGTTGTGGAACAGTTCGGGCTGGCGATGATGCCTTTTGCTTCGAGTGCTGCTTCCGGATTGATTTCAGGAATGACGAGGGCCACATCCGGTTTCATTCGCCAGTAGCCGGATTCATCAATGACAATGGCTCCTGCTTCGACGGCTGAGGGTAAGAATTCCGCGGCGACATCATCGGGAGTGGAGGCGATGACGAGCTCAACGCCTTCGAATGAATCTTTGGTCAATTCTTCAAGGGTGTACGTTTTTCCCTGGAATTCCAGTGTTTTACCAGCGGATCGGGCTGAGGCCAGAAATCGAAATTGTTTTGCCTGGAAGTTTCGGTCTTCCAACAGTTTCCGCATGATGTGCCCAACGGCACCCGTGGCACCAATAATGGCGACAGTATCAAACACTTTAAATCTCCAGAGAACTAAAAGGATAAAAGTCTTTTAATAGATTAACTTTAAGTCAATTACGACAAGAAATCTTACGATAACTTTCATTGATGAACCAGACGTTATAGCATGATCCCATTTGGTACGACAGCCATTCAACTCAGGGGGTTCAAGAGGTGTGATTCTGAATCCCCTGTCGCATGTATCTCAGCTGATCGAATCTCTGATTATATGGTTTGAAGTTGAATTCGTCCAATCGGTCAGGAAAAGCTTTGGGGTACCAGTTGCTTTCTGAAGAACCTTTAGTCGAGAATCAGGCCGTTGGATCTCCGATCAAAGTCATAAAATCCGGCTTTTTAGTATCAAAATGCAAATTTCGGGGAGCGATGCTACTAGGGGCAAAACAGTGCTGATATACTCCAGAGCAGACGGTAAGGACCGTTCTTACAAAGTGGAATCCCCTGATTTTTTTAGAAGTTGAAAAGCGAACAGGTAATAGAAACGATGAAAGTTTTAGTGATTGGTCAGGGGGGGCGCGAGCATGCTCTGGTCTGGAAACTGACCCAGTCGGATAGTGTCAGTCAGGTATTTTGTGCACCCGGCAATGCGGGAACGCAGTCAGAAGCGACTAATGTCGCCATCAGAGTTTCCGATATTCCCAAGATGGTGGCATTTGCGAAAGAAGAATCGATTCGGCTGGCTGTGATCGGTCCCGAAGTTCCTCTCGTCGCTGGTATGGCTGATGCAATGCGGGAAGCGGGAATTGCCGTATTCGGTCCTTCCAAGGCTGCCGCCGAGTTGGAAGGCAGCAAATCGTTTGCTAAGCAGATGATGTGGAAAGCCAATGTACCCACCGCCAAGTCAGAAACGTTTTCCAATTTCGAAGCGGCAGAAGCCTATCTGGAAGAGCGTGAAGAACAGCCTCTGGTGATCAAAGCCGACGGTCTGGCAGCGGGAAAAGGGGTTTTGATCTGTGATACGAAACAGGAAGCCCTTGATGGCATCAAGTCTCTGATGAAAATCAAAGAGTTCGGTGACGCCGGGAAGACGGTGATTATTGAGGAAAAGCTGATTGGTCAGGAAGTCAGTATTCTGGCAATCGTCAGTGGATCCACGATTATTCCCCTGGAAACATCACAGGATCATAAAGCAGCCTATGACGGTGACAAAGGACCGAATACCGGCGGCATGGGCGCTTACAGCCCTGCTCCCCTGGTTACGGATGCTCTGATGGATGAGATCATCGAAAAGATTCTGGTTCCAATGGTCAATGTGATGAAAATCGAAGATCGACCGTTCAACGGAGTACTGTATGCCGGCCTGATGATTACCAATCAGGGGCCGAAAGTACTGGAATTCAACGTGCGTTTTGGTGATCCGGAAGCGCAGCCCGTGTTGATGCGACTCAAGACCGATCTGGCACAGTTGTTACTGGCGGCTGCGGAAGAACGCCTGGATGAAATGGAGTCTTTGGAATGGGACGAACGCCCTGCTGTCTGTGTGGTGATGGCATCGGAAGGTTATCCGGGGGACTATGAAAAAGGCAGAGTGATTCGTGGTCTGGGTGAAGCTGCTGAATTGGCGGATACCAAAGTCTTTCACGCAGGAACCACGTCCAAGGACGGTGAAGTCGTCACCGATGGTGGCCGGGTACTGGGAGTGACGGCGATTGGAGATTCCATCAGCGATGCGAAACTCAAAGCCTATCAGGCGGTGAAATGCATTCGCTGGGATGGTGCCTGGTGTCGGAAAGATATTTCGGATAAGGCTCGTTGAGCCCTGTTTTCACTTCACATTTGAGTCAACGCCTGCGTAAAGAGAGCCATGCCTACAGAGATTCGAACCTGCTTACTGCCGCTACTGTCAGAACCTGAAGACTATTCAGGGAGTGTGGCTGTGATTCTGGATATTTTGCGTGCCTCTTCCACAATCAGCTATGCTTTGAACTCAGGTGCGACAGCTGTGATTCCCTGTGAGGAAATTGAGGAAGCGCAACAGATTGCTGATGAACTCAAACAGGCGAGCGGCGAAGAAGTACTGCTGGGCGGAGAGCGGATGGGAGTCATGATTGAAGGGTTCGACCTGGATAACTCCCCTGCCCGCTATCCAGCGGAAACGGTAGCGGGAAAGCAGATAGTCTTTACGACCAGCAATGGAACACGGGCTCTGAAGCATGCTTTACAGGCGCGGCGGATTTTAATCGGCTCGTTTCTCTGTCTGGATGCGGTGGTAAACGAACTGAAAAAATCGGAGGGAGTCGTTTATCTGGTGTGTGCAGGAACAGATGGAAGTGTGACGGGGGAAGATTGTTTATGTGCCGGTGCGATTGCGACCGAATTGCAGAATCAGACCGATCAGGAACTGGTTCTGGATGATTCGACCCGGATTGTGATCGACCATTATCGATCTCAAATCCAGCACGAAGAGGGTGTGTTGAAGGGGATCCGTGCCAGTCTGGGCGGTCGGAATCTGATTCGACGTGGCTTTGAAGACGATATTCGATTATGTTCCGAGCGCGGCCTGATTCCCGGGGTACCAGAGTATCATCATCAGTCGGGGACGATCACGTTAACGACAGGTGCCTGAAACCAAATTTATTCACCAATTGAAATCAATTCATGTTTTAGAGTGTCTTTGAAAGACAAGATTGAAAGACCAGTTCAATGAAAAAAGAGATGGAGAAAATCGTTGCGTTGTGTAAACGGCGTGGGTTCATTTTTCAGTCATCCGAAATCTATGGCGGACTTCAGGGGTTCTGGGATTATGGTCCTCTTGGAGTCGAACTGAAACGAAACGTCCGGGAAGTCTGGTGGTCTGACATGATTACCACGCATAATGAGCTGATCACACCGGAAGGCGCGCCCAAGCCGTTCTCCATGACCGGCGTAGAAACGACAATTATCATGCATCCCAGCGTCTGGAAAAGTTCCGGGCATTTTGATCTGTTCCATGATTTTATGGTCGACTCCAAAGAATCGAAGGCCCGTTTTCGCGTGGACCATGTGTCTGTCGCTGTCGCGTATGCTTCGGACAGCACTCCGGTTGCCTGTGAAACGTACATGGCGGATATCGGAGAAGAAGGTCTTTCCAAAACAAAACGCAAACGTCTGGAAAAGGCACTGGCAGAATATGAGAAAACGCAAGGCCTCACCCCCAGCGAAACACCGGAGATTCGCGTCTGTAATCTGATGGATTACAGCAAGATGCTGGTTGCTGCTGAGATTCCCGCGACAGGAAAGCTGGAGCCTCGTTGTCCTGAAACTGGGGGGGAACTGACGGAGCCACGTGAATTCAACCTGATGTTCAAGACAATCATTGGTGCCTTGTCGGGCGAAGAAGGGACGGCATTTCTGCGTCCGGAAACCGCACAGGGGATGTTTGTGAACTTCAAGAATGTCGTCGACAGCGGACGCGTGAAGTTTCCGTTTGGGATCGCCCAGATTGGAAAAAGTTTCCGCAATGAAATTACGCCCCGGAATTATATCTTCCGTTCACGTGAATTCGAACAGATGGAGATGGAATTTTTCTGTCATCCGGATGAATCGTTCGAATGGTACAAGTACTGGCGCGACCGTCGGTATGCCTGGTATATCAAACACGGGATTGACCCAGGCAACCTGATTCTGCGCGACCATACACCGGAAGAACTAGCTCACTATTCGGTGGGAACGGCCGATGTGGAGTATGCGTTCCCTTTTATGGAAGAAAATGAGTACGGGGAACTCGAAGGAATTGCGCATCGTGGCGATTTCGACTTACGGTCACATATGGAAGGAAAACTGATTCGCGAAGGCGATCAGCTCGTGGTCGAAAAGAACGAACACGGGCAGCCTAAGTACAAAGGGAGCGGAAAAGATCTGACTTACTTTGATGATCAGACGCGCGAACGATTTGTGCCTCACGTCATCGAGCCGGCTGCCGGTGCAGACCGGGCGACGCTGGCGTTTCTCTGTGAAGCGTATTACGAAGACGAACAGCCTGATGAAAAAGGCAAGATGCAGACACGGACGGTGATGCGGTTCCATCCCAAGCTGGCGCCTGTGAAAGCCGCCGTCTTCCCCTTGATCAAAAAAGCAGGAATGCCGGAAGTGGCTTCCTCAATTTACGGAAAACTGCGTGCAGCAGGTATTCAGGCCGTGTATGATCAACAGGGAGCCATCGGTCGCCGTTATCGTCGACAGGACGAGATCGGGACTCCGTTCTGCCTGACTGTAGACGGAGACACCGAACAGGATAATTGTGTGACATTGCGTGATCGAGATACACTGGAACAAGTCCGTATCCCTGTCGGCGATGTTGTTGCCGAGATTCAAAAACGGATTCATGGATAAGTAAATTGATTCGCCCTCTAATCTGAGGTATCAGCTGAAATAAAGGGAGCCGCTCATGGCCAACGATAAAATGGACCGTCGCGTTTTCGGAAAATATCTGGCAGGCAGTACGGCTGCATTTGTAGCTGGTGCGAATACGGCGTCTGCAAAAGAACCCGTCGTCGATGGTATCACGCGGCCTTCCAATACCCTGATTCTAGATGGGGGCGGTCAATCGGTCTGGAATTCAACCGCGCAGCATACGCGAACCAGTGGCTGGGTTTCGCCGGACGGCAAAGTCTTCCATGAAGCAGCCCGAAATATTCCGATTGTCGAAGAAGATGAAGTCATTGTCTGTGGCGGCGGCCCAGCGGGTTTCGCGGCGGCACTGGCTTCCGCCCGGAGTGGTGCCAAGACTAGATTGCTTGAAGTCAATGGCTGTGTGGGCGGCGTCTGGACGGCTGGTGCGTTGACTCTGATTATCGATGCACAGAATAAGCCGGGCATTATGCGTGAGATTCTGCGAAAGCTTGATGAACGCGGTGCCAGCAATACACTGTCGAATGGCTCTGTCGCGTATGATACCGAAAAAACCAAACTGCTTTTGGAAGATATGCTGCTGGAAGCGGGAGTCAAAATTCAACTGCATACACGTGTGGTTGGAGCGGTGACGGATATCAATAACCGTTTGTCTGTGATCGTGACCGAATCGAAGTCAGGACGTCAGGCTTGGCGGGCCAAGTCGTTTATTGACTGTTCCGGCGATGGCGATCTGGCGGCGCAGGCTGGTTGCGGCTATGAATTTGGTCAGCCGGGAACCGGTTTGACGCAGCCGATGAGTCTGATGGTTTTACTCACAGGAGTGACAACGGACGGCATTGCCCCATTCGTTCGCGGCGATGCTGAGCCTCGCAAACTGGGGAATCCGAAAAAGAATCTGCTAGCCGAATTTCAACGTGCGGGCGTCGATCCTTCTTATGGTGGCCCTACAATCTTTCGTGTTCGAGATGGGCTGTTTGCCATGATGGCCAATCATGAGTATGGGACTCTCTCTATTGATGCAGCGCATGTAACAGATGCGACGCTGCAGGCAAGGCGTGAAGTTCACAAGCTGGTTAACAGCCTGAAAACATTAGGTGATCCCTGGACGAATCTGGAGATTATCGCGACTGCCGAACAGATCGGGACGCGGGAAGGCCGACGGATTTTGGGGCGCTATCATGTGACGGCCGAGGATTTAAAGAAGGGGGCTCGTTTTGATGATGCGATTTGCCATGTCCGATTTGGAATCGACGTGCATTCAACGAATCCTGGCAAGACGAAGGCGATTGAGAAGAAACCGTTCAAATCGAAGCCTTACGATATTCCTCTGCGGGCCTTGATTGCCCGGGATGTGACGGGGCTGATGATGGCCGGGCGTTGTATCAGTGGTGATTTCATTGCACATAGCAGTTACCGGGTCACCGGAAATGCAGTGGCGATGGGAGAAGCCGCCGGCGTGGCATCTGCGGTTGCTGCATCTACCGGAAAACTGCCGCACGAAGTCCCCTTCTCTGAAGTCTCGAAGCAGCTGGATCAGATTCGGGCTGAGAAAACACAGCAGGTAAAGAGCTAAAGAGAAGCAGAGTCGTGTATTTAACACAACCATTCTCAAAGAGCGGCTGAAGGGAATCGAACCCTCGTCACCAGCTTGGGAAGCTGGGGTAATACCATTATACGACAGCCGCTGAATGCTGTTATAGACAGGCTAAACCTCTGACAGGTTCAGGTCAAGTAATTTGACCGCCGACTTAGAGTGGTGCATCCAGGATTTTTTCCAGCGATTTCGCACGATCGGTAAAATCGATTTCGACGGCACTATTCATTCCCTGGAACAGGATCTTATTGAACCGAGGGTCGATCTGCATTTGCAGAATGGTGTCTTTCATGACGTTGTCTTTGAAGCCAATGGTATTTCCTGTTTTTGCATCAAGAACTTCAAACAGGAATGAGTAACTTCTGACTTTGGATTCGGTACGGATTTTACTCATGAAAATCAGGAAGGGAAGTTGATATTCTGATGTATTGAC
This window of the Gimesia fumaroli genome carries:
- a CDS encoding aspartate-semialdehyde dehydrogenase, with product MFDTVAIIGATGAVGHIMRKLLEDRNFQAKQFRFLASARSAGKTLEFQGKTYTLEELTKDSFEGVELVIASTPDDVAAEFLPSAVEAGAIVIDESGYWRMKPDVALVIPEINPEAALEAKGIIASPNCSTTQMVMALKPLYDASPVKRVIVSTYQATSGAGVAGTSDLLEGSKAYLEGKEHDYQVFPHPIAFNAIPQIGSEKEDGYTSEEMKMVYETRKILGDETIQINPTCVRIPVANCHSETITVETERPISPEEARGLFENFPGITVVDDLKNLSYPLPSSSDGSDEVYIGRIRRDISCPNGLSFWCVSDNLRKGAATNAVQIAELLAKHKACT
- the purD gene encoding phosphoribosylamine--glycine ligase codes for the protein METMKVLVIGQGGREHALVWKLTQSDSVSQVFCAPGNAGTQSEATNVAIRVSDIPKMVAFAKEESIRLAVIGPEVPLVAGMADAMREAGIAVFGPSKAAAELEGSKSFAKQMMWKANVPTAKSETFSNFEAAEAYLEEREEQPLVIKADGLAAGKGVLICDTKQEALDGIKSLMKIKEFGDAGKTVIIEEKLIGQEVSILAIVSGSTIIPLETSQDHKAAYDGDKGPNTGGMGAYSPAPLVTDALMDEIIEKILVPMVNVMKIEDRPFNGVLYAGLMITNQGPKVLEFNVRFGDPEAQPVLMRLKTDLAQLLLAAAEERLDEMESLEWDERPAVCVVMASEGYPGDYEKGRVIRGLGEAAELADTKVFHAGTTSKDGEVVTDGGRVLGVTAIGDSISDAKLKAYQAVKCIRWDGAWCRKDISDKAR
- a CDS encoding FAD-dependent oxidoreductase, with amino-acid sequence MANDKMDRRVFGKYLAGSTAAFVAGANTASAKEPVVDGITRPSNTLILDGGGQSVWNSTAQHTRTSGWVSPDGKVFHEAARNIPIVEEDEVIVCGGGPAGFAAALASARSGAKTRLLEVNGCVGGVWTAGALTLIIDAQNKPGIMREILRKLDERGASNTLSNGSVAYDTEKTKLLLEDMLLEAGVKIQLHTRVVGAVTDINNRLSVIVTESKSGRQAWRAKSFIDCSGDGDLAAQAGCGYEFGQPGTGLTQPMSLMVLLTGVTTDGIAPFVRGDAEPRKLGNPKKNLLAEFQRAGVDPSYGGPTIFRVRDGLFAMMANHEYGTLSIDAAHVTDATLQARREVHKLVNSLKTLGDPWTNLEIIATAEQIGTREGRRILGRYHVTAEDLKKGARFDDAICHVRFGIDVHSTNPGKTKAIEKKPFKSKPYDIPLRALIARDVTGLMMAGRCISGDFIAHSSYRVTGNAVAMGEAAGVASAVAASTGKLPHEVPFSEVSKQLDQIRAEKTQQVKS
- a CDS encoding glycine--tRNA ligase, with the translated sequence MKKEMEKIVALCKRRGFIFQSSEIYGGLQGFWDYGPLGVELKRNVREVWWSDMITTHNELITPEGAPKPFSMTGVETTIIMHPSVWKSSGHFDLFHDFMVDSKESKARFRVDHVSVAVAYASDSTPVACETYMADIGEEGLSKTKRKRLEKALAEYEKTQGLTPSETPEIRVCNLMDYSKMLVAAEIPATGKLEPRCPETGGELTEPREFNLMFKTIIGALSGEEGTAFLRPETAQGMFVNFKNVVDSGRVKFPFGIAQIGKSFRNEITPRNYIFRSREFEQMEMEFFCHPDESFEWYKYWRDRRYAWYIKHGIDPGNLILRDHTPEELAHYSVGTADVEYAFPFMEENEYGELEGIAHRGDFDLRSHMEGKLIREGDQLVVEKNEHGQPKYKGSGKDLTYFDDQTRERFVPHVIEPAAGADRATLAFLCEAYYEDEQPDEKGKMQTRTVMRFHPKLAPVKAAVFPLIKKAGMPEVASSIYGKLRAAGIQAVYDQQGAIGRRYRRQDEIGTPFCLTVDGDTEQDNCVTLRDRDTLEQVRIPVGDVVAEIQKRIHG
- a CDS encoding 2-phosphosulfolactate phosphatase; this encodes MPTEIRTCLLPLLSEPEDYSGSVAVILDILRASSTISYALNSGATAVIPCEEIEEAQQIADELKQASGEEVLLGGERMGVMIEGFDLDNSPARYPAETVAGKQIVFTTSNGTRALKHALQARRILIGSFLCLDAVVNELKKSEGVVYLVCAGTDGSVTGEDCLCAGAIATELQNQTDQELVLDDSTRIVIDHYRSQIQHEEGVLKGIRASLGGRNLIRRGFEDDIRLCSERGLIPGVPEYHHQSGTITLTTGA